The Triticum aestivum cultivar Chinese Spring chromosome 3A, IWGSC CS RefSeq v2.1, whole genome shotgun sequence genome includes a region encoding these proteins:
- the LOC123061378 gene encoding uncharacterized protein yields MARKRKTDAAPRLDEADRTLYSSFCGAANSLSQLYSQAMAQQKLSFQAGERHALEKLHQWILRMHDEESRLTVADIMSHIQHEIDYGGTDAHVSPRVHQHPMSVNPFTIIQPSAGSYAQATSGHAPRPSLSDQSKNTIFSNALSSPVRRSLQTYHLTQGAGNGGRNTEANSAGQNREANSASSNDTSMDMVSDSAGNGYY; encoded by the exons atggcccgaaagaggaagacggacgccgcACCGCGGTTGGACGAGGCCGACCGCACGCTCTACTCCAGCTTCTGTGGCGCCGCCAATTCCCTCTCCCAGCTATACTCCCAGGCCATGGCCCAGCAGAAGCTCTCCTTCCAGGCTGGCGAGCGGCACGCCCTC GAAAAGCTCCACCAATGGATCTTGAGGATGCATGATGAGGAGTCGAGGCTTACTGTTGCAGACATAATGTCACATATCCAG CATGAGATTGACTATGGAGGTACTGATGCACATGTATCCCCAAGGGTACATCAGCATCCCATGAGTGTGAATCCGTTTACAATTATCCAACCCTCAGCTGGGTCATACGCACAAGCAACATCCGGGCATGCTCCCAGACCCAGCCTCAGTGACCAGTCAAAGAATACAATATTCTCAAATGCATTATCAAGCCCAGTCCGCAGGAGTCTCCAGACGTATCACTTAACCCAAGGTGCTGGTAATGGAGGACGGAACACTGAAGCAAACTCAGCCGGGCAAAACCGAGAGGCCAACTCTGCAAGCTCCAATGATACCTCCATGGACATGGTTTCAGACAGCGCGGGAAATGGGTACTACTAA